One genomic region from Cumulibacter soli encodes:
- a CDS encoding alpha/beta hydrolase, with translation MAHRDEPDCLRQLYLDWTERMAANPQMSIADMRALFDEWHQASGEPTDVTYEDGEVGGVSGIWCKPLGADESSVVLYTHGGGFAVGSAASHRKLAAHLAKALGTQAFVLDYRRSPEHPFPAQIEDATAVYRALLADGYAASNIVTAGDSAGGNLAIASVLQLRADGTELPGAIIGFSPWLDMEHTRPTLQTNAATDGLVQKAVLEGMSGMFLGEDADTKRANPLANPLYADLSGMPRMYLNSGTHETLQDNAEGLAANAERDGVDVTLHVVDGQQHVFPFMAGRAKVADDEMAAVAAWYTGGK, from the coding sequence ATGGCACACCGAGACGAACCCGACTGTTTACGTCAGCTGTACCTGGACTGGACCGAACGGATGGCAGCCAATCCTCAGATGTCGATCGCCGATATGCGCGCACTGTTCGACGAATGGCACCAAGCGAGCGGCGAACCAACGGACGTCACCTACGAAGATGGGGAGGTAGGCGGCGTATCCGGTATTTGGTGCAAGCCGCTGGGTGCTGACGAGTCCTCGGTCGTGCTCTACACCCATGGCGGCGGATTCGCTGTCGGCTCCGCAGCCAGTCACCGTAAGCTCGCCGCGCACCTGGCCAAGGCGCTGGGTACACAGGCTTTCGTACTCGACTACCGCCGCTCCCCCGAACACCCGTTCCCGGCGCAGATCGAGGACGCCACGGCCGTCTACCGCGCACTGCTCGCCGACGGGTATGCCGCCAGCAACATAGTCACCGCCGGTGATTCCGCCGGCGGAAACCTGGCCATCGCGAGCGTGCTGCAACTGCGCGCAGATGGCACCGAACTGCCAGGCGCGATCATAGGCTTCTCGCCGTGGCTCGATATGGAACACACACGCCCGACTCTTCAGACCAACGCCGCGACCGATGGCCTGGTCCAGAAGGCGGTTCTGGAGGGCATGTCGGGCATGTTCCTCGGTGAGGACGCCGATACGAAACGCGCCAACCCGCTGGCCAACCCGTTGTACGCCGATCTCTCCGGCATGCCGCGGATGTACCTGAATTCAGGCACGCACGAGACCTTGCAGGACAACGCCGAAGGGCTCGCTGCGAACGCCGAGCGGGACGGTGTCGACGTCACGTTGCACGTCGTCGACGGGCAGCAGCACGTATTCCCATTCATGGCCGGCCGAGCGAAGGTCGCCGACGACGAGATGGCGGCCGTCGCCGCTTGGTACACGGGAGGTAAGTAG
- a CDS encoding flavin-containing monooxygenase, with product MGNTIERRDAVVVGAGFGGLYSLKRLRDDVGINTVLLEKGSGVGGTWFWNRYPGAMSDTESFVYRYSFDRELLQEAEYKNTYLLQPQVLEYLQQVVERYDLAKDIRLSTEMTAATFDEDAAEWVIETDTGTTYRAKFLITGLGLLSATNWPDITGLDDFAGERYHTGSFPNDVTFEGKRVGVIGTGSTGVQVITAIASKVGHLSVFQRSAQYSVPSGFKPVDEQYLSDVRARYDDIWDQVKSSVVAFGFQESTVPAMSVSAEERQRVFQENWDKGNGFRFMFGTFSDIATDPDANKAAQDFIKGKIAEIVEDPQTAQKLMPTDIYAKRPLCDSGYYQVYNRDNVELIDIKANPIERFTESGIVTADGVQHELDMVILATGFDAVDGNYTRLRIKGKNDVSLRDHWTSGPTSYLGVTVTGFPNMFMILGPNGPFTNLPPSIETQVEFITDTIADLVKTGREQIEPTADAEEQWTSTCREIADMTLFPKAESWIFGANIPGKPNTVMFYMAGLGAYRGVLSDVRERDYEGFALT from the coding sequence ATGGGGAACACCATCGAACGCCGCGACGCGGTCGTCGTAGGCGCAGGATTCGGCGGGCTATATAGCCTCAAGCGGCTTCGCGACGACGTTGGAATCAACACCGTCCTTCTGGAGAAGGGGTCGGGCGTCGGCGGAACTTGGTTCTGGAATCGCTATCCCGGCGCAATGTCCGACACCGAGAGTTTCGTCTACCGCTACTCCTTCGATCGCGAGTTGCTACAGGAAGCCGAATACAAGAACACCTACCTGCTACAGCCCCAGGTATTGGAGTACTTGCAGCAGGTGGTTGAGCGTTACGACCTCGCCAAGGACATTCGGCTGTCAACGGAGATGACGGCAGCGACCTTCGATGAGGACGCTGCCGAGTGGGTTATCGAGACCGACACCGGCACGACGTACCGCGCGAAGTTCCTGATCACCGGACTCGGATTACTCTCGGCGACGAATTGGCCCGACATCACCGGACTCGACGACTTCGCTGGCGAGCGTTACCACACCGGCTCGTTCCCGAACGACGTCACGTTCGAGGGCAAGCGGGTCGGAGTCATCGGGACGGGTTCGACCGGTGTCCAGGTGATTACCGCTATCGCCTCGAAGGTTGGCCACTTGAGTGTGTTCCAGCGTTCAGCGCAGTACAGCGTGCCCAGCGGTTTCAAGCCCGTGGACGAGCAGTACCTCAGCGACGTTCGCGCGCGATACGACGACATCTGGGACCAGGTGAAGAGCTCGGTCGTCGCGTTCGGTTTTCAGGAGAGCACGGTGCCGGCGATGAGCGTGTCCGCTGAGGAACGTCAGCGGGTGTTCCAGGAGAACTGGGATAAGGGCAACGGCTTCCGATTCATGTTCGGAACCTTCAGCGATATCGCGACCGACCCCGATGCAAACAAAGCTGCGCAGGACTTTATCAAGGGCAAGATCGCCGAGATCGTTGAGGATCCCCAGACGGCGCAGAAACTGATGCCAACCGATATCTATGCCAAGCGGCCCCTATGCGACTCCGGCTACTACCAGGTCTATAACCGCGACAACGTGGAACTCATCGACATCAAGGCAAACCCGATCGAGCGATTCACCGAAAGCGGCATCGTGACCGCGGACGGCGTGCAGCACGAGCTCGACATGGTCATCCTCGCGACCGGGTTCGATGCGGTCGATGGAAACTACACCCGACTTCGGATCAAAGGTAAGAACGATGTCTCACTTCGAGATCATTGGACGAGCGGACCCACCAGCTATCTCGGCGTCACGGTGACCGGGTTCCCGAATATGTTTATGATCCTCGGCCCGAATGGCCCGTTTACCAACCTACCGCCGTCGATCGAGACGCAGGTCGAGTTCATCACCGACACAATCGCTGACCTCGTCAAGACTGGGAGGGAACAGATCGAGCCCACCGCCGACGCGGAGGAGCAATGGACATCGACCTGCCGGGAGATCGCAGATATGACGCTGTTTCCGAAAGCAGAGTCATGGATCTTCGGCGCCAACATTCCCGGCAAGCCCAACACGGTCATGTTCTATATGGCGGGGCTCGGCGCCTACCGAGGGGTGCTTTCGGACGTCCGCGAACGTGACTACGAAGGATTCGCACTGACTTGA
- a CDS encoding ABC transporter substrate-binding protein translates to MKPTSTACLGLGLATALVLTGCSTKASDSSADGEDGALATDFGVTDDEITLGVLTDTSGVFKAVGLNLTQGNQLWADEVNADGGICGRQIVLDVQDHGYKPDTAVPLYEQAKESIAGYIQLLGSPIVAALKGKVTTDQVLSVIGTNSSILLDNDYLIIPGSGYDLEMINGLAWAAEQGELSDGDKIAHIYADSEYGQNGLMGSKAYAAEHDIEVVEVPVGAADTDMTSTITKLKGQGISVIALSLAPAGAASVALQNESQGLNLPMIGNNPNFATTLLADDAVVEAMQDLHIVQGFEPYAGDSPKSEELRTSFDETFPDEEPGYGVPPGYLAGLMWGAILEKACDNGDMTRQGLVDARLSLDAVDGAGLSDTMDLTDPGVPAVRSGYVLQIDADAIGGESVVEGPYLSTEAEEYKTPHQA, encoded by the coding sequence ATGAAACCCACGTCCACTGCCTGCCTCGGCCTCGGCCTCGCTACCGCTCTCGTACTCACCGGATGTTCGACGAAGGCGAGCGATTCTTCAGCAGACGGCGAAGACGGCGCTTTAGCGACCGATTTCGGTGTGACCGACGACGAAATCACCCTCGGTGTACTCACCGACACCTCGGGTGTGTTCAAGGCCGTCGGATTGAACCTGACGCAGGGAAACCAGTTGTGGGCCGACGAAGTCAACGCCGACGGCGGTATTTGCGGGCGACAGATCGTCCTCGACGTGCAGGACCACGGATATAAACCTGATACCGCGGTTCCGTTGTACGAGCAAGCAAAGGAGTCGATCGCCGGTTACATCCAGTTGCTCGGCTCGCCCATCGTCGCCGCGCTCAAGGGCAAGGTGACCACGGATCAGGTGCTGTCGGTCATCGGCACCAACTCGTCGATTCTGCTGGACAACGATTACCTGATCATTCCAGGCAGCGGGTACGACCTGGAGATGATCAACGGTCTGGCCTGGGCCGCCGAGCAAGGTGAGCTGTCGGACGGCGACAAGATTGCGCACATCTACGCCGACTCCGAGTACGGCCAGAACGGCCTGATGGGCTCGAAGGCGTACGCCGCCGAACACGACATTGAGGTCGTGGAGGTGCCGGTCGGCGCTGCCGACACCGATATGACCTCGACGATCACCAAGCTCAAGGGCCAGGGCATCTCCGTGATCGCGCTGTCGCTGGCACCGGCCGGCGCCGCTTCGGTCGCGCTCCAGAACGAGTCCCAGGGCCTGAATCTTCCGATGATCGGCAACAACCCGAACTTCGCGACGACGCTGCTCGCGGACGATGCCGTGGTCGAGGCGATGCAGGACCTGCACATCGTGCAGGGATTCGAACCGTACGCCGGTGACAGCCCGAAGAGTGAAGAGTTGCGCACCAGCTTCGACGAGACGTTCCCTGATGAGGAGCCCGGCTACGGCGTTCCGCCGGGGTACCTCGCGGGGCTGATGTGGGGCGCGATCTTGGAGAAGGCCTGCGACAACGGCGATATGACTCGCCAAGGATTGGTCGACGCTCGGCTATCGCTGGACGCCGTTGACGGCGCTGGACTCTCGGACACGATGGACCTGACCGACCCGGGCGTGCCGGCCGTGCGCTCCGGTTATGTGTTGCAGATCGACGCCGACGCGATTGGCGGCGAGTCGGTCGTCGAGGGACCGTACCTATCCACGGAGGCCGAGGAGTACAAGACGCCACACCAGGCATAG
- a CDS encoding 6-phosphofructokinase — protein sequence MTVSPTTSPVRIGVLTSGGDAPGMNAAVRAVVRSGLNSGAEVYAVREGWLGAVTGADLIEPLGWDDVSGILHRGGTIIGTARCSEFREYDGRQRAVHNLVLAGIDRLAVIGGDGTLTGANELRAEWPEHVAELLATGAITTEQAQRHPALLLAGIVGSIDNDLVGTDMTIGTDSALHRITGAIDAIVSTAASHQRAFIIEVMGRHCGYLALMGALAGGADYAFLPEAPPPVDWPQRLCSLIRRTRHAGRRDSIIVVAEGAIDHTGAPITCESVREALREHLGQDARTTRLGHVQRGGTPSAYDRWMASMVAVAATDELLAAGVDTEPVVIGVRRNAIVREPLMRAVEQTRHVGALLDDRKFGEARAARGAGFQRSLDLFRTVSEADPTVAPTPASRRIAVLHCGGLAPGMNTAVWAACRLGIDRGHVMLGVRDGFTGLLAGDIEPLNWGDVDGWNGRGGAALGTNHHIPSVDELPRLAGAIRDQRIDGLIVIGGFDAYEAIQRIQDHRGEHRDLQIPIALLPASIDNDLPGWKMSIGADSALNVTTGALDRIKQAASAHRSCVVVETMGRGSGFLAVLAGLAAGAERVYLNEDNLKLGELSRDVDAMRAAFAAGRRFYLVVRNEAVHAPYPTQVLARLFASESAGQYGVDSVIIGPVQQGPDPTPFDRMSATRLAGRAIDFLTEQFAAGDAQCTMPGDEISGRKMRPLAEFTALVDTAHRRPVDPWWRHLRTTARKINDRQRS from the coding sequence GTGACTGTCTCGCCCACCACGTCCCCCGTTCGGATCGGCGTCCTCACCAGCGGCGGTGATGCGCCGGGAATGAACGCTGCTGTCCGCGCGGTGGTCAGGTCAGGTTTGAACTCGGGCGCCGAGGTGTACGCCGTCCGTGAGGGCTGGCTCGGCGCGGTTACCGGCGCCGACCTCATAGAACCATTGGGCTGGGACGACGTCTCCGGCATCCTGCATCGCGGCGGCACAATTATCGGCACGGCCCGCTGCTCGGAGTTCCGCGAGTACGACGGACGCCAACGCGCAGTACACAACCTCGTGCTGGCGGGGATCGACCGACTGGCGGTGATCGGCGGAGACGGTACGCTCACCGGCGCGAACGAACTCAGGGCCGAGTGGCCCGAACATGTCGCCGAGTTGCTCGCCACCGGCGCCATCACGACCGAACAGGCGCAACGACACCCGGCGCTCCTGCTCGCCGGCATCGTCGGTTCGATCGACAACGATCTAGTCGGCACCGACATGACGATCGGGACCGATAGCGCCTTGCATCGCATCACCGGTGCCATCGACGCGATCGTGTCCACTGCCGCCAGCCATCAGCGTGCGTTCATCATTGAGGTCATGGGTCGCCACTGCGGTTACCTCGCGCTGATGGGTGCGCTCGCCGGTGGTGCGGACTACGCCTTTCTTCCTGAGGCCCCGCCGCCGGTCGACTGGCCACAGCGGTTATGTTCGCTCATCCGCCGCACTCGCCACGCCGGCCGACGAGACTCGATCATCGTGGTCGCGGAGGGCGCCATCGACCACACCGGTGCCCCGATCACCTGCGAGAGCGTCCGCGAGGCACTACGCGAGCATCTCGGGCAGGACGCCCGCACCACCCGTCTGGGCCATGTGCAGCGCGGCGGGACGCCGAGCGCCTACGACCGCTGGATGGCCTCCATGGTCGCTGTAGCGGCAACCGACGAACTGCTCGCGGCCGGAGTAGATACCGAACCCGTCGTCATCGGCGTACGGCGTAACGCCATCGTTCGCGAGCCGCTGATGCGTGCGGTTGAGCAGACCCGGCACGTCGGCGCACTGCTGGACGACCGGAAGTTCGGCGAGGCCCGCGCGGCCCGCGGAGCCGGATTTCAACGATCGCTTGACCTGTTCCGGACCGTTTCCGAAGCCGACCCGACGGTGGCACCCACGCCGGCGTCGCGGCGGATCGCGGTGTTGCACTGCGGTGGGCTGGCCCCAGGCATGAACACCGCGGTCTGGGCAGCGTGTCGGCTGGGCATCGACCGCGGCCACGTGATGCTCGGCGTACGTGATGGGTTCACGGGTCTGCTGGCTGGAGACATCGAACCGCTGAACTGGGGTGATGTGGATGGCTGGAACGGGCGCGGGGGCGCCGCACTGGGCACGAACCACCACATCCCCAGCGTCGATGAGCTGCCGCGTCTGGCCGGCGCGATCCGCGATCAGCGCATCGACGGCCTGATCGTGATCGGCGGATTCGACGCATACGAAGCCATCCAGCGAATTCAAGACCACCGCGGCGAACATCGGGACCTGCAGATCCCGATCGCGCTGCTGCCGGCCAGTATCGACAACGACTTGCCCGGCTGGAAAATGTCGATCGGCGCCGACTCCGCGCTGAATGTCACGACCGGCGCATTAGATCGCATCAAGCAGGCCGCCTCAGCGCATCGGAGTTGCGTAGTCGTGGAAACGATGGGACGCGGCAGCGGCTTCTTGGCAGTGCTCGCGGGTCTGGCCGCGGGCGCCGAGCGGGTCTACCTGAACGAGGACAACCTCAAACTGGGTGAGCTGTCTCGTGACGTCGACGCGATGCGCGCGGCGTTCGCCGCAGGTCGTCGTTTCTACCTGGTCGTGCGCAACGAGGCTGTGCACGCGCCGTACCCGACTCAGGTCCTCGCACGACTGTTCGCGTCCGAGAGCGCAGGACAGTACGGCGTCGACTCGGTCATCATCGGGCCGGTGCAGCAAGGTCCGGACCCCACGCCCTTCGATCGCATGAGCGCAACGCGGTTGGCCGGGCGCGCGATCGACTTCCTCACCGAGCAGTTTGCCGCTGGTGACGCACAATGCACGATGCCCGGAGATGAGATCTCAGGGCGGAAGATGCGACCGCTAGCCGAGTTCACCGCGCTGGTCGACACCGCGCACCGCCGCCCGGTCGATCCCTGGTGGCGACACCTGCGCACGACGGCGCGCAAGATCAATGACCGGCAGCGATCGTGA
- the lpdA gene encoding dihydrolipoyl dehydrogenase — MADFDVVVLGAGPGGYVAAIRASQLGLKAAVVELKYWGGVCLNVGCIPSKALLRNAELSHLLQHDKDKYGITGDATMSFGPTHARSRKVSDEIVKGVHFLMKKNKITEIDGWGTISGPNSISVKGNDGSSSEVTFDNLIIATGATTRLIPGTQLSERVVTYEEQILTDELPGSIVIAGSGAIGVEFAYVMKNFGVDVTIVEFLDRMVPTEDAEVSKELLKHYKKLGIKVMLSTKVESIDDSGDKVRVTVSPAAGGEQQVIETDKVLQAIGFAPRLEGYGLESIGVEITDRKAIAVDERGRTNVPNVYAIGDVTGKLMLAHTAEAMGVVAAETIAGAETIEIDFDMIPRATYCQPQIASFGHSEQQAKDLGFDVKTAKFPFSANGKAKGLGETAGFVKIVADAKHNEILGAHLIGPDVTELLPALTLAQKWDLTADEVARNVFAHPTLSEAVKEAVEGIAGHMINL; from the coding sequence ATGGCTGACTTTGATGTGGTAGTCCTGGGTGCTGGTCCCGGAGGGTACGTCGCAGCGATCCGCGCGTCGCAGCTCGGCTTGAAGGCCGCGGTCGTCGAGCTTAAGTACTGGGGTGGCGTGTGTCTGAACGTGGGCTGTATTCCTTCCAAAGCGCTGCTGCGCAACGCTGAACTGTCGCACCTGTTGCAGCACGATAAGGACAAGTACGGCATCACCGGTGACGCGACGATGTCATTCGGCCCCACACACGCGCGCTCGCGCAAGGTCTCCGACGAGATCGTCAAGGGCGTGCACTTCCTGATGAAGAAGAACAAGATCACCGAGATCGACGGCTGGGGCACCATCAGCGGCCCGAACTCGATCAGCGTCAAGGGCAACGACGGCTCCAGCAGCGAGGTCACCTTCGACAACCTGATCATCGCTACCGGCGCCACCACCCGCCTCATCCCCGGCACGCAGCTCTCTGAGCGCGTCGTGACGTATGAAGAGCAGATCCTCACCGATGAGTTGCCCGGGTCGATCGTGATTGCTGGCTCCGGAGCGATCGGCGTCGAGTTCGCCTACGTGATGAAGAACTTCGGTGTCGATGTGACCATCGTCGAGTTCCTGGACCGGATGGTGCCCACCGAGGACGCCGAGGTGTCCAAGGAATTGCTCAAGCATTACAAGAAGCTCGGCATCAAGGTCATGCTGTCGACCAAGGTGGAGTCGATCGACGATTCGGGCGACAAGGTCCGCGTCACCGTCTCCCCTGCGGCCGGTGGAGAGCAGCAGGTCATCGAGACCGACAAGGTGCTCCAGGCGATCGGCTTCGCGCCCCGGCTGGAGGGATACGGCCTGGAGTCGATCGGCGTCGAGATCACCGACCGCAAGGCGATCGCGGTGGACGAGCGCGGCCGCACGAACGTGCCAAACGTGTATGCGATCGGCGATGTGACCGGCAAACTGATGCTCGCGCATACCGCGGAGGCTATGGGCGTGGTCGCCGCCGAGACGATCGCCGGTGCTGAGACCATCGAGATCGATTTCGACATGATCCCGCGCGCGACGTACTGCCAGCCGCAGATCGCGTCGTTCGGCCACAGTGAGCAGCAGGCAAAGGATCTCGGATTCGACGTCAAAACGGCGAAGTTCCCGTTCTCCGCGAACGGCAAGGCGAAGGGCCTCGGTGAGACCGCCGGGTTCGTGAAGATCGTCGCCGATGCCAAGCACAACGAGATCCTCGGTGCGCACCTGATCGGCCCGGATGTCACCGAACTATTGCCGGCGCTCACGCTCGCGCAGAAGTGGGACCTCACCGCCGACGAAGTCGCGCGCAACGTGTTCGCTCACCCGACGCTGTCGGAAGCCGTCAAGGAAGCCGTGGAAGGCATCGCCGGCCACATGATCAATCTGTAG
- a CDS encoding Sir2 family NAD-dependent protein deacetylase produces MTDTATSGLEWLIDEVGNGGVAVLCGAGLSTDSGIPDYRGPNARPRRQITVQEFARSESFRQRYWARSFVGFAKFTGAEVNAGHRALARLSAHGYLSGIITQNVDGLQQEAGTTGVIDLHGRIDEVICMDCRSLSPRVLLQDRLAAVNPGYLDAHDGVIAPDGDADIEDTATFVIVDCLVCGGRLKPNVVMFGDTVAPEIVSACFGIVDAAEMLLVVGSSLQVQSGLRFVRRAHGHKPIAIINRGATRGDAMADVRLERGTSETLSAIASGLGI; encoded by the coding sequence ATGACTGACACCGCGACGTCTGGCCTGGAGTGGCTCATTGACGAGGTCGGCAACGGCGGGGTGGCCGTGCTGTGCGGCGCGGGCCTATCGACCGACAGCGGGATTCCCGATTACCGCGGTCCGAATGCTCGCCCCAGACGGCAGATCACCGTACAGGAATTCGCACGATCGGAATCCTTCCGGCAGCGGTACTGGGCACGTTCGTTCGTCGGATTCGCCAAGTTCACCGGCGCCGAGGTGAACGCCGGACATCGAGCGCTCGCGCGACTGTCGGCTCATGGGTACCTGAGCGGGATCATCACGCAGAACGTCGACGGTTTGCAGCAAGAGGCCGGCACGACGGGCGTGATCGACCTGCATGGACGCATCGATGAGGTCATTTGTATGGACTGCCGATCGCTGAGCCCACGCGTGCTGCTGCAGGACCGCTTAGCCGCAGTGAATCCGGGGTATCTCGATGCGCACGATGGCGTGATCGCGCCGGACGGCGACGCCGACATCGAGGACACCGCAACCTTCGTGATCGTTGACTGTCTGGTCTGCGGTGGACGGCTGAAACCGAACGTGGTGATGTTCGGCGACACCGTCGCACCGGAGATCGTCTCCGCGTGCTTCGGCATCGTTGATGCCGCCGAGATGCTGCTCGTCGTCGGCTCCAGCTTGCAAGTGCAGTCGGGACTGCGGTTCGTACGGCGCGCCCACGGTCACAAACCAATCGCCATTATCAACCGCGGCGCGACCCGTGGCGATGCCATGGCCGACGTACGACTGGAGCGCGGTACGTCGGAAACGCTGAGCGCGATCGCCAGCGGTTTGGGTATCTAG